The Amphiprion ocellaris isolate individual 3 ecotype Okinawa chromosome 24, ASM2253959v1, whole genome shotgun sequence DNA window AAAAATTATgttaatttcagtgtttttactgtctggcaatgatgaataaaataaaatccccaaacgatgttttaaaaataaccaaTAAAGTCATAGAAACTTGTCCAGCTTTCCTCCGTCATTTTATGGATCTaataaaacactcagagaggGAATCGCTGCTCGCTCCTGTTCTAAACAGTGGGTGTGCGTGAGGCTCCTACCTGGCCAGGTGGATGTAGTTGCAGAGGGCGGAGCAGCCCTGCAGGGCCAGCGCTGTGGTCAGGACTTTGAGGACGGTGTGCATCGGCCCTCCCTTCCTCAGAGCCTGGTACAGAGGCTGGACGTAGATGCAGCAGGCGATGAAGtaggccagcagcagcaggaagtagAAACTGTGGAGCCCTGAGAGAGGAAACGGTAAAGGTTAGCGATGCAGATCCTCCGGGACCCATCCCTACGTCTTCTAGAAACCAGGACGATTAGAACGTTCTAATCTGGGCAGAATGTGGGtcgttccagaactggaggacgttttacatcaaatttcaaataatctatgaagaaaatactaaaacatgcagttgttgtgtaaatgttcttgtcctgagaccaaatgcaggactttctgttgcagtgaaaaatgagtccacagtgtgAGAACGTCTGACCTGCTTCCTCTGCACTGAAGTGCTCCAGAGGGTTTCCAGCAGAGTCGGCATTAAACAGCAGCACGGTAAAAGTCAGATCAGCGTGGGAAGGGATCACTGCACTTTCCTGAAGCgaagaacagaaaagaaacacaagagagTCAAAAGTCAGTCTCAATACATGGACAGAAACAGGATGAAGATTATTAAACAGTTATTCAGGACTTTTATCCAACAAACAGCTACTTTTAGATTGTATTTAACTGTATATTCAAAGCCTGTAGCTGCTGTTATATGGACGATAGAACTGTTTACATGGATGCTGATTAAAGTGATGCTTTCTACAGTTctatttagcagatgcttttatccaaagcgacaaacatctgagagtagaaacaacaccagcaaggatctagtcaggagaaaacaacctggagaagatccataaaacaagttcaagtgcaAATGTTTTCACGCCCCAATGTCTGGAACATGCTGTGAAGTACCGAAACTATATTAATTCAGTCACAGGAAGTGACCAAATTGGATTCCCACTGTGTCCATAGTTCTCAGAGTTTCAGGAATGGAAGGTGcgaaaaatgtgcagaaaagaacatattttttccagataaaaacaaacaaccagaTGTGTGCTGACAGTAAGGCGTCCATACTTTCCTGTTGAACAGATTATCAACCCTAAATCTGGATCCAacgctccttgaactactcttAGATGACGCATTGGTGTTatgggaaaatgaaccaaatctaggcttaaaatcatgacacttttcaagacactttTCTTTAAATACTCACCAAAAATTAACCTTTTCctctataaaaaacaaacaaaaactgcgATTCTCGGCATAACTGTGGAGCCACAAGTGACTCGGCAGAACTGCAGCAGGTAGGCGAGAAGTAtggaaaacaattaaaaatgtaagtggtAAATTATCTGTAAtccatcattattttattttccagtgttggtaacacctgtgggacAGTGTTATTATTAACCTACTGAAACCTTTGGAATTATTTTACTTTCTATGTCTTAcgggaaaaacacatttttgacgCCTTAAACATACTCGAAAACGggtgaaaatttgcacacacaccaGGACCAGCATTATTAAAATGCTCCGTAAAAGTCTGAGGACGTGGAAATGGCGGCCCACGGAACGTGGCCATTCTGGacgtctcgccatgaaacaggaagtgctgtatgATCAGCCTGTACATGCactaatctgcctcaaactttacatgtgtgatcacagtccagccctaatcacatccataggccgataTAAACTTTCAGTTGCTGCACCAGCTGGTGGACATACGTGGGATTGCCGGGTCGCACGGATGCGAGGATCCGATGAACGctgtttgcagctttaatttctttctttctttaatgatttgttttctttattatttatgtgtattattagttgggtcttttcttttctttctgttgtgttttgctattgGTAGGCTATCATATTGGTGTATATTTATTCTAAACCATGTTCACTGTTATTATGGTTTATAAATGCTAGTACTTTAAAGAAGCAGAATGAACAGATTTACGATCATTTGTGTGAGGAGAAGGGGTGGGATTAGATCAGCTTTGACTTCATCACACTCCTTTTTGAGCAACTtactcattgttttttgttgatgttttctttttatgtcgaaatgttcaaaataaactttcaaaaattaaaaaaactcaatcaaaatgtctttttaaaaaaatttttgtcaaagaaattcaactttgattctcatttttgtgatttacaGCATCATAACTGCAGCTGACAGCACAgaagtttttcagtgtttcagttcTCTTTAgagtatttgtattttaattaattagtcCAGCATCTCTCTGTCAGTAATTCCTCTCTAGCTTCTGAATGACTGGTGCTTTTACTGCTGGTTTCACTGGAAGTTAAACTGCATCACCTGCCTGCTTCCTCAGCTGATCCTATTCATGGACTCCTCCACCAACATCCTCCTTTTTCAGTCCATGCATGAGGTCGTTCAGAGGCCAAAAGCTTCACAAAAAGAGCCAGACTAGTCGATGACTGTTCCACGTTACCTGACAGGTGTATCTGTCGGCGTACAGGACCTGCCAGGCGGTGGGCGACGGCTGACGGGGGATGGTCTGGTTGTGTTCTTCTTGGCTGAGGGGAACTGAAGCGGCAGCAGGAGGAGAATGAATCAATACGGCTGCATCCATGGCAGCAGAGGTCAGCGTTGTGCGAGTGGTTCTTACCGGTGAAATGGGCTTTAGCGAGCCTGTCGGAGCAGCTCAGGTTGTCCAGGTCCGAGTCCAGGTCCTGATACAGCAGCAGTCTGGACTCCTTCTCTGCAGCCAGAGCCCAGTTGTCGAGCCGACACACCAGCAGGCCGCTGCCTCCTGGACCAGGAGTTAAAGTGAAGATCATGAACAACGGATCGATTCTGGTTAACTGtccagcttttttaaaatgtattttagtgcaaactgaatattttgtggatccagactgaaGAACAGTCGACTCTGAGAAGCTGTGCAGCGTTTAAAGGACAAAAGAATGAATTAATCAAAGACATATGGAGACAATCATTGTTGCTGATgggtttaaaatgtattttatctgaaaaaataccacaatttcAACAATTATCAAagccagaagctgtaaaaacagaaggaaatgcAAGACTTTAGTGTGACcaaattaaatgtaaacattattttacacgTCTCatttttaaccctgtaagacccaaatacaggaaaaacattagcaaaaaaacaaataataataataataataataataataataataataataataataataataataacatatatatatatatatatatatatatatatatatatatatatatatatatatatatatatatatatatatatataaaacgacaaaaaataattataaaataataaaagtgatgttgtatttttgcaatagTGGGTTTTTCAgggtttaaaaaaatggttCAATTCAACCAGATtcaacaaaacaagtaaaaaatgtCCACTTCAACACAACCGTGAAGCCAGCAGTGACCTGGCTGTGATCAGCGCTGATGTTACACAGAAATTACAGTGTTTACatggaacaaaaaaataaataaaaatgtaaatagctcaatatttacagcatgtagagctgtcattttattttccagtattATTAACACCTGTGGGTGACTTTGAAAACCttgtgcatttaatttatttttgcataattcAAAATACAAtctacaaaattaaatgatttacaGCATTTAAAGAAGACATTTAAGTCCTATTTCTAGCCATGTCGTGCTGTTTTCGTGGAGTTTCCAGGGGCCCCTGGACCTCTGGGGCCCCATGGTAACTACCTGCTTTGCCTCTTGAGTAATCTGCCCATTAACTCCTGTGTTTCACATGAAGCTGAAAGGCTGAAGAGGCTGGTTTGTAACCTGCAAGCTTTTGTTATATGTCAAAATGTAATGGAAAAGAACTCCATAGTAAAAACACTTACATTAACGTAATTTTTCCACTGCAGAAGGTGGATAAAAGTGTGGAAACAGCAGTAAAACAAGCTGCACCGACATCAGTAGTAAATATTTATGGTAGTTCCTGAATAATCAAAAAGCGGACAGCTTTTCCAACTGGGTTTTTCTAGTTTATTCAAGTGAAGTAAGACTCTGGATGAGTCAGAACACCACACCAAGctccatttaaaaatctgccactTTTAAAGTTTCCACATTTGTCAGTGAGATAATACTGAAAtggtttattctttaaaaactgACTTCATCTCTGGGCACTACTCTCCTATTCGGCGTCCATTATAGCGGCACAGCAAGCacatttagtgcaaaaatgcGGATTTTAAGCCAAAGTTTGCGCAGATTAGCTCTCCTCGTAGGAGAGACGTTAACTTAAACAGGGTTTTCTGCTAATTAAATGTAGCTCGGGTGTTTCTGTGGGGTGAACATCTTATTGTAGATTAAAAAACgtgataaaatatgaaaaaaaaaacacacactgatggaGAGAAGCGTGTAACCCGAGCACACACTCCCTGCCGGAGTTAGCTAGCTGTCAGCCGTTACCTTGGTACATGAATTTGGTGATGAACTGGCCGCTCTGCCGTCGCGCCGCTTCGCTCCCCAGAAGTCCCGTCACGGTTTTACCGGCAGCCTCCGAGCCGAGCAGCACCGCCGCCGCCAGCGTGACCAGCAAACACGACATGTCAGCCCTCACCGTGCCGTTATCGACGAATAAACGGCGTCTGATCGGTTCAATGAGCCACGAAGCCAGAAGTGAAGCGACCGCGTCAAGATGGCTGCAGTTACGCCGGATGGCACCGGAAGTTGGACGTTTCCTCTctcaaaaataaatctgttgtgtaggactagatgttgatgtcccttcttgcatacatgagacacctaagactctgtgggatggtccagtgaGTGAGAGCATCCTCTGGATTTCAAGTGGGTGCCCTCCTTCCTCGGTGTTTCGCTGATAGGCCCAcgacacctccagagggttcaacaGTGAATCCCGGCATCCTAGGTTCGCTCCCAGATGCCGTCTACTCACCTGAAGGCCCAGGTGGAGTCCTTGCTCTTCATCCACAGTCACTGACTTCCTttttcagcagctctggagaggTCCTTGATTGCCTGTCAGTGGACATTCCCACATACTCCCATCTCCCGGAGAAGCCTGGATGTTGAGGTGGCTACGAACCCTCTGCAGCCTACTTCGACTGATCGGACCCTCACCTTCTAGCCTTGCTGTTTTGCATCAGCGGCAAGCTCCATATATCTCAGCTTCTTGTTCCCATAGGCCTCCTCTACTGAGCTCTCCCAGGGCACTGTGAGCTCGATGATGTAGATGTGCCTAAGCGAAGCTGACCATAGCACCAGGTCTGGTCGCAGGTTGGTGGATGCGATCTCAGGTGGGAAGCAGAGCTTTTGGTCCAGGTTTACCAGCATCCTCCAATCGCAGGCCCCTCTATCTGGGCAGTCAAGAGGGGCCCACCCAAGAGGACTCTCACCCTCCCAgacaaatgttgtttcttgcCATCAGGTCGACATGGGTGGA harbors:
- the gpr180 gene encoding integral membrane protein GPR180; this translates as MSCLLVTLAAAVLLGSEAAGKTVTGLLGSEAARRQSGQFITKFMYQGGSGLLVCRLDNWALAAEKESRLLLYQDLDSDLDNLSCSDRLAKAHFTVPLSQEEHNQTIPRQPSPTAWQVLYADRYTCQESAVIPSHADLTFTVLLFNADSAGNPLEHFSAEEAGLHSFYFLLLLAYFIACCIYVQPLYQALRKGGPMHTVLKVLTTALALQGCSALCNYIHLARYSRDGVGLPLMGSLAEFWDMVSQVSMLYMLLSLCMGWTLSRGRKPQSRPLQWEHSPASTAVAVGGVITQGVLLLWEQYSESDSEHHSFHAQQSLAGLLLMALRVGLALLLASVLYQIISTERSTLKRDFYLSFAKGCFLWFLCHPVLILTSTVFNEHQREKVVTIGVILCQSISMVILYQLFLSRSLYWEVSSLSSVSLPLTMSRTNHRGRY